A single region of the Bacillus cereus genome encodes:
- a CDS encoding YaaC family protein, protein MHQTHCTWQQLSFFFSSQNVQYYLARCYEKSSIQDAEKKSFENCYPFIYYLEHGKNYYELYKTAPFSIQPMLLFYGISQLFKACLLTIDPNYPESTTVLAHGVTTRKRKKQGYQFLEDEVKIQKNGLFSHAAEQLFHMKHLEAEKFNMLELMGKIPELQNLFRYSQKGTTLYKIDSPTKNELSFSANILDRLHMTKERFSRYIETTCKHLSIQHAPGKTNESTMLFTAPTQSWNPMYSTPLYYEHLTDTYYLPLTTDPRNPKPVLPELLVHYLLLYNLSMISRYETDWWYDLLGSYSSEDYPFIYQFLNISAQKIPYYISAFLLTESSLFHGK, encoded by the coding sequence ATGCATCAAACACATTGTACTTGGCAGCAATTAAGTTTCTTCTTTTCATCTCAAAATGTACAATATTATCTTGCCCGTTGTTATGAAAAATCCTCAATTCAAGATGCCGAAAAAAAAAGTTTTGAAAATTGTTATCCATTTATTTATTACTTAGAACACGGTAAAAATTATTATGAATTATATAAGACAGCTCCATTTTCCATTCAGCCAATGTTGTTGTTTTATGGGATTAGTCAACTGTTTAAGGCTTGCTTACTAACGATTGATCCGAACTATCCCGAATCAACAACCGTTTTAGCGCATGGAGTTACAACACGTAAAAGAAAAAAACAAGGGTATCAATTTTTAGAAGACGAGGTAAAAATACAGAAAAATGGATTGTTTTCTCATGCTGCAGAACAACTGTTTCACATGAAACACTTAGAAGCAGAAAAGTTTAATATGCTAGAACTAATGGGAAAAATTCCTGAATTACAAAATTTATTTCGCTATAGCCAAAAAGGAACAACATTATATAAGATTGATTCACCAACTAAAAATGAGCTCTCCTTTTCAGCCAACATACTAGATCGACTGCATATGACTAAAGAGCGGTTTTCTCGTTACATCGAAACAACTTGTAAGCATTTATCAATACAACATGCACCTGGGAAAACTAATGAGTCTACTATGCTTTTTACAGCACCTACTCAATCATGGAATCCTATGTATAGTACCCCTTTATACTACGAACATCTTACTGATACTTATTATTTACCACTTACGACCGATCCTAGAAATCCTAAGCCAGTATTACCTGAGCTCCTTGTTCATTACTTATTGCTCTATAATTTAAGCATGATCTCCAGATATGAAACAGATTGGTGGTATGACTTGCTTGGAAGTTACAGTTCTGAAGATTATCCATTCATTTATCAGTTTCTCAATATTTCGGCTCAAAAAATCCCGTATTATATTTCAGCATTTTTACTAACAGAATCCAGCCTATTCCATGGGAAATAA
- the guaB gene encoding IMP dehydrogenase: MWESKFVKEGLTFDDVLLVPARSDILPREVSVKTVLSESLQLNIPLISAGMDTVTEADMAIAMARQGGLGIIHKNMSIEQQAEQVDKVKRSESGVISDPFFLTPEHQVYDAEHLMGKYRISGVPVVNNLDERKLVGIITNRDMRFIQDYSIKISDVMTKEQLITAPVGTTLEEAEKILQKYKIEKLPLVDNNGVLQGLITIKDIEKVIEFPNSAKDKQGRLLVGAAVGVTADAMLRIDALVKASVDAIVLDTAHGHSHGVIEKVKEVRAKYPSLNIIAGNVATAEATKALIEAGANVVKVGIGPGSICTTRVVAGVGVPQLTAVYDCATEARKHGIPVIADGGVKYSGDMVKALAAGAHVVMLGSMFAGVAESPGETEIYQGRQFKVYRGMGSVGAMEKGSKDRYFQEGNKKLVPEGIEGRVPYKGPLADTVHQLVGGLRAGMGYCGAQDLEFLRENAQFIRMSGAGLRESHPHHVQITKEAPNYSL; the protein is encoded by the coding sequence ATGTGGGAATCTAAATTTGTTAAAGAAGGTTTGACTTTTGATGATGTATTACTTGTACCAGCAAGGTCAGATATATTACCAAGAGAAGTAAGTGTTAAAACAGTTTTATCTGAAAGCTTACAGCTAAACATCCCGTTAATTAGTGCAGGAATGGATACAGTAACAGAAGCTGATATGGCCATTGCAATGGCTCGCCAAGGCGGTTTAGGAATTATTCATAAGAATATGTCTATTGAACAACAAGCAGAGCAGGTTGATAAGGTAAAACGCTCTGAAAGCGGCGTTATTTCAGATCCTTTCTTTTTAACTCCAGAACATCAAGTATACGATGCAGAACATCTTATGGGGAAATATCGTATTTCAGGTGTGCCAGTTGTAAATAATTTAGATGAGCGAAAATTAGTTGGTATTATTACAAACCGTGATATGCGTTTCATCCAAGACTACTCAATCAAAATTTCTGACGTAATGACAAAAGAACAGTTAATTACAGCTCCAGTTGGTACTACACTGGAAGAAGCTGAAAAGATCCTACAAAAGTATAAAATTGAAAAGCTCCCTCTTGTTGATAATAACGGTGTATTACAAGGGCTTATTACAATAAAAGATATTGAAAAAGTAATTGAATTCCCAAACTCTGCAAAAGATAAGCAAGGACGCTTATTAGTTGGAGCAGCAGTTGGTGTAACAGCGGATGCTATGCTTCGTATTGACGCATTAGTAAAAGCAAGCGTAGATGCAATTGTACTTGATACAGCTCATGGACATTCTCACGGTGTTATTGAAAAAGTAAAAGAAGTTCGTGCGAAATATCCATCATTAAACATTATCGCTGGAAATGTTGCTACAGCTGAAGCAACAAAAGCATTAATTGAAGCTGGTGCAAACGTTGTTAAAGTTGGTATTGGACCAGGTTCTATTTGTACAACACGCGTTGTAGCTGGCGTTGGTGTACCACAATTAACAGCAGTTTATGATTGTGCGACTGAAGCTCGTAAACACGGCATTCCAGTTATTGCAGATGGCGGTGTTAAGTACTCTGGTGATATGGTTAAAGCTTTAGCGGCAGGAGCACATGTTGTTATGTTAGGTAGTATGTTTGCTGGTGTAGCTGAAAGCCCTGGAGAAACTGAAATTTACCAAGGTCGTCAATTTAAAGTATACCGTGGAATGGGTTCTGTTGGAGCAATGGAAAAAGGAAGTAAAGATCGTTACTTCCAAGAAGGAAACAAAAAACTTGTTCCAGAAGGTATTGAAGGACGAGTACCATATAAAGGACCTTTAGCAGATACAGTTCATCAATTAGTTGGTGGATTACGTGCAGGTATGGGATACTGCGGAGCACAAGATTTAGAATTCTTACGTGAGAATGCGCAATTTATTCGTATGTCGGGTGCTGGTTTACGTGAAAGCCATCCTCACCATGTGCAGATTACAAAAGAGGCTCCAAACTACTCATTATAA
- a CDS encoding D-alanyl-D-alanine carboxypeptidase family protein: protein MFCKRFIALVTVLTIACSMLVPYSNASAETGAALNIEAGAAILVEANSGKILYQKNADELLSIASMTKMMSEYLVNEAVAKGKLKWDQKVKVSEYAYNISQDRSLSNVPLRNGESYTVKELYEAMAIYSANGATIALAEAVAGKEVEFVKMMNDKSKEFGLKNYKFVNSTGLTNKDLKGHHPEGTTPDEENKMSARDVAILAQRLIQDFPKTLDIAKISKKVFREGTPDRIEMSNWNWMLKGLIKEYEGVDGLKTGSTPEAGDCFTGTIERNGMRFISVVIKTNSHTARFDETKKLYDYGFANFEMKKMYEKGSSVKGKETVRVENAKDKDVAVQMKQAVSLPVPKGSKDVYKTEFKEGNKGQEAPIKKGGSLGQMVITPKDGNDPGFLSGKSLQVDLVTKSEVEEAGWFTRSMRGIGSFFGGMWNSAVDTVKGWF from the coding sequence ATGTTTTGCAAAAGATTCATTGCGTTGGTAACAGTGCTTACAATAGCTTGTAGCATGCTTGTACCATATAGCAATGCATCAGCAGAAACAGGAGCCGCTTTAAACATTGAAGCAGGTGCGGCAATTTTAGTAGAAGCGAATTCTGGGAAGATTTTATATCAAAAAAATGCAGATGAGTTATTATCAATTGCTAGTATGACAAAAATGATGAGTGAATACCTAGTGAACGAGGCAGTTGCGAAAGGGAAACTAAAATGGGATCAAAAAGTTAAGGTTTCTGAATATGCGTATAACATTTCGCAAGATCGTTCATTATCGAATGTGCCTCTACGAAACGGTGAGTCTTATACAGTAAAAGAGTTATACGAAGCAATGGCAATTTATTCTGCTAATGGTGCAACAATAGCGCTAGCTGAAGCGGTTGCTGGAAAAGAAGTAGAATTTGTAAAAATGATGAATGATAAATCGAAAGAGTTTGGATTAAAAAATTATAAGTTTGTAAATTCTACAGGCTTAACGAACAAAGATTTAAAGGGACACCATCCTGAAGGGACAACTCCGGATGAAGAAAATAAAATGTCTGCGAGAGATGTAGCAATTCTAGCACAACGTCTTATTCAAGATTTCCCTAAAACATTAGACATAGCAAAAATTTCAAAAAAAGTATTCCGTGAAGGTACTCCGGATCGAATCGAAATGTCTAACTGGAACTGGATGTTAAAAGGGCTAATTAAGGAATATGAAGGCGTAGATGGCCTGAAAACAGGATCAACTCCAGAAGCAGGAGATTGTTTCACTGGTACGATTGAAAGAAATGGTATGCGTTTCATTTCTGTAGTTATTAAAACAAACTCTCATACAGCAAGATTTGATGAGACAAAGAAATTATATGATTATGGATTTGCTAATTTTGAAATGAAGAAAATGTATGAAAAAGGTTCTTCGGTCAAAGGAAAAGAAACAGTAAGAGTAGAAAATGCGAAAGATAAAGATGTAGCAGTTCAAATGAAACAAGCTGTTTCACTTCCAGTACCAAAAGGAAGTAAAGATGTTTATAAAACAGAATTTAAAGAAGGAAATAAGGGACAAGAAGCACCTATTAAAAAGGGAGGTTCACTTGGCCAAATGGTAATAACGCCGAAAGATGGTAATGATCCTGGATTTTTATCAGGAAAATCACTGCAAGTTGACCTTGTAACAAAATCTGAAGTAGAAGAAGCAGGTTGGTTTACACGTTCTATGCGCGGAATTGGTTCTTTCTTTGGTGGTATGTGGAATAGTGCTGTTGATACAGTAAAAGGTTGGTTTTAA
- the pdxS gene encoding pyridoxal 5'-phosphate synthase lyase subunit PdxS: MTNVTGTERVKRGMAEMQKGGVIMDVINAEQARIAEEAGAVAVMALERVPADIRAAGGVSRMADPTIVEEVMGAVSIPVMAKCRIGHLVEARVLESLGVDYIDESEVLTPADEVYHLNKRDYTVPFVCGCRDIGEAARRIAEGASMLRTKGEPGTGNIVEAVRHMRQVNAEIRQVASLREDELMTYAKNTGAPYEVLLEIKRLGRLPVVNFAAGGVATPADAALMMQLGADGVFVGSGIFKSENPEKFARAIVEATTHYEDYELIASLSKGLGNAMKGIEISTLLPEQRMQERGW, encoded by the coding sequence ATGACAAATGTAACAGGGACAGAACGTGTAAAACGTGGAATGGCAGAAATGCAAAAAGGCGGCGTTATTATGGACGTAATTAACGCTGAGCAAGCAAGGATTGCAGAAGAGGCGGGCGCAGTTGCTGTTATGGCATTAGAGCGTGTACCTGCAGATATTCGTGCAGCAGGTGGCGTTTCTCGTATGGCAGATCCAACAATTGTTGAAGAAGTTATGGGTGCTGTGTCAATTCCGGTTATGGCAAAATGCCGTATCGGTCACCTTGTAGAAGCACGTGTATTAGAATCATTAGGGGTAGACTATATCGATGAGAGTGAAGTATTAACTCCTGCTGATGAAGTGTACCATTTAAATAAACGTGATTACACAGTTCCGTTTGTATGTGGTTGCCGTGATATCGGAGAAGCTGCACGTCGTATTGCAGAAGGTGCATCTATGCTTCGTACAAAAGGTGAGCCAGGAACAGGAAACATTGTAGAGGCAGTGCGTCATATGCGCCAAGTCAATGCAGAAATCCGTCAAGTTGCAAGTCTACGTGAAGATGAGTTAATGACATATGCAAAAAATACTGGTGCTCCTTATGAAGTACTACTTGAAATTAAACGCCTTGGTCGCTTACCAGTTGTAAACTTTGCAGCAGGTGGTGTAGCAACACCAGCAGATGCAGCGTTAATGATGCAACTTGGTGCTGATGGTGTATTCGTTGGATCTGGTATCTTCAAATCAGAGAACCCAGAGAAATTTGCACGTGCAATCGTTGAAGCAACGACTCACTATGAAGATTATGAACTAATTGCAAGCCTTTCTAAAGGATTAGGTAATGCAATGAAGGGTATCGAAATTTCAACGTTATTACCAGAACAACGCATGCAAGAGCGTGGATGGTAA
- the pdxT gene encoding pyridoxal 5'-phosphate synthase glutaminase subunit PdxT, with protein MVKIGVLGLQGAVREHVKSVEASGAEAVVVKRIEQLEEIDGLILPGGESTTMRRLIDKYAFMEPLRTFAKSGKPMFGTCAGMILLAKTLIGYEKAHIGAMDITVERNAFGRQKDSFEAALSIKGVGEDFIGVFIRAPYVVDVADNVEVLSKHGDRMVAVRQNQFLAASFHPELTDDHRVTAYFVEMVKEAKMKKVV; from the coding sequence ATGGTGAAAATCGGTGTACTAGGTCTTCAAGGTGCAGTTCGTGAGCATGTAAAATCAGTTGAAGCAAGTGGTGCAGAAGCTGTGGTTGTAAAGCGTATAGAACAACTTGAAGAGATTGATGGTCTTATTTTACCAGGCGGTGAAAGTACAACAATGCGCCGTCTTATTGATAAGTATGCTTTCATGGAGCCTCTTCGTACATTTGCGAAGTCTGGTAAACCAATGTTTGGTACATGTGCAGGTATGATTCTTCTTGCGAAAACACTTATTGGCTATGAAAAAGCACATATTGGTGCTATGGATATTACAGTTGAACGCAATGCGTTTGGACGCCAAAAAGATAGTTTTGAAGCCGCGCTTTCAATTAAAGGTGTGGGGGAAGACTTTATTGGTGTATTTATCCGTGCTCCATATGTTGTAGATGTGGCTGATAACGTTGAAGTACTTTCTAAGCATGGCGATCGAATGGTAGCGGTAAGACAAAATCAGTTTTTAGCTGCTTCATTCCATCCGGAATTAACGGATGATCATCGTGTAACAGCATACTTTGTCGAAATGGTAAAAGAAGCGAAAATGAAAAAAGTTGTATAA
- the serS gene encoding serine--tRNA ligase — MLDIKFLRTNFEEVKAKLQHRGEDLTDFGRFEELDTRRRELLVQTEELKSKRNEVSQQISVLKREKKDAEALILEMREVGEKVKDLDNELRTVEEDLERLMLSIPNIPHESAPVGETEDDNVVARNWGEVKEFTFEPKPHWDLATDLGILDFERAGKVTGSRFVFYKGAGARLERALISFMLDLHTDEHGYEEVLPPYMVNRASMTGTGQLPKFEEDAFRIESEDYFLIPTAEVPVTNMHRDEILSKEQLPIRYAAFSSCFRSEAGSAGRDTRGLIRQHQFNKVELVKFVKPEDSYEELEKLTNDAERVLQLLELPYRVMSMCTGDLGFTAAKKYDIEVWIPSYGTYREISSCSNFEAFQARRANIRFRREPNGKPEHVHTLNGSGLAIGRTVAAILENYQQEDGTIIIPEVLRPYMGGKTVIK; from the coding sequence ATGCTTGATATTAAATTTTTACGTACGAATTTTGAAGAAGTAAAAGCAAAATTACAGCATAGAGGCGAAGATTTAACAGATTTTGGTCGCTTTGAGGAACTTGATACGAGAAGAAGAGAGCTACTTGTTCAAACAGAAGAACTAAAAAGTAAACGTAACGAAGTATCTCAACAAATTTCAGTATTAAAGCGTGAAAAGAAAGATGCGGAAGCTCTAATTCTAGAAATGCGTGAAGTTGGGGAAAAAGTAAAAGATCTTGATAATGAGCTTCGTACAGTTGAAGAAGATTTAGAGAGATTAATGCTATCTATCCCAAATATCCCTCATGAATCTGCTCCAGTAGGTGAAACAGAAGATGATAACGTAGTAGCACGTAATTGGGGAGAAGTGAAAGAATTTACTTTTGAGCCAAAACCACATTGGGATCTTGCTACAGATTTAGGGATTTTAGATTTTGAACGTGCTGGGAAAGTAACAGGAAGCCGATTTGTATTTTACAAAGGTGCTGGTGCAAGATTAGAGCGTGCTTTAATTAGTTTCATGCTTGATCTTCATACTGATGAGCATGGATATGAGGAAGTATTACCTCCTTATATGGTAAACCGTGCAAGTATGACAGGAACAGGGCAACTTCCAAAGTTTGAAGAAGATGCATTCCGTATTGAAAGCGAAGATTATTTCTTAATCCCTACAGCTGAAGTACCTGTAACGAATATGCATCGTGATGAGATTTTAAGTAAAGAGCAATTACCGATACGATATGCTGCATTTAGCTCTTGCTTCCGTTCTGAAGCAGGTTCTGCTGGTCGCGATACACGTGGTTTAATTCGCCAACATCAATTTAATAAAGTAGAGCTTGTGAAGTTCGTAAAACCAGAAGATTCTTATGAAGAGTTAGAAAAATTAACAAATGATGCAGAACGCGTGTTACAATTATTAGAGTTGCCATATCGCGTTATGAGCATGTGCACAGGCGATTTAGGATTTACAGCAGCGAAAAAATACGATATTGAAGTATGGATTCCAAGCTATGGCACATATCGTGAAATTTCTTCTTGTAGTAATTTTGAAGCTTTCCAAGCGAGACGTGCAAATATCCGTTTCCGTCGTGAGCCAAACGGAAAACCAGAACATGTTCATACATTAAATGGATCTGGTCTTGCAATTGGACGTACGGTTGCAGCTATTTTAGAGAACTACCAGCAAGAAGATGGTACAATTATAATTCCAGAAGTTCTTCGCCCTTATATGGGAGGAAAAACAGTTATTAAGTAA
- a CDS encoding DUF3797 domain-containing protein, translated as MDLIIQTFPLDGKTLYYVQCPVCKNNRILNSGANVSRIISDDTFRKLCGCTCDVKQVASKVEVPKKVEKPAVKKEAAPKRTGKVLTAVINGKEMTVKEIAETYDISTSTVRQRINAGKPESEIIAPTKKK; from the coding sequence ATGGATCTTATTATACAAACGTTTCCTTTAGATGGAAAAACTTTATATTATGTACAATGTCCGGTCTGTAAGAACAATAGAATTTTAAACAGTGGTGCAAACGTGTCACGCATTATAAGCGATGATACATTCCGTAAACTTTGTGGTTGTACTTGTGACGTAAAACAAGTTGCGAGTAAAGTAGAGGTACCAAAAAAGGTTGAAAAACCAGCTGTAAAGAAAGAAGCAGCTCCAAAACGTACAGGTAAAGTATTAACAGCAGTAATTAACGGGAAAGAAATGACTGTTAAAGAGATTGCTGAAACATATGATATTAGTACGAGTACTGTTCGTCAGCGTATTAACGCTGGAAAACCTGAGAGTGAAATTATTGCTCCAACAAAGAAAAAGTAA
- a CDS encoding deoxynucleoside kinase translates to MNLRQKYDIPNDAVITIAGTVGVGKSTMTTALANALGYRTSFEKVDSNPYLDKFYADFTRWSFHLQVYFLAERFKEQKRIFEYGGGFVQDRSIYEDTGIFAKMHHEKGTMTETDYETYKGLFDAMVMTPYFPHPDLLIYLEGSFDDIVDRIQERGRPMEQQTPIEYWKEMHGRYENWINDFNSCPVLRLNINEYDILKDGDSIEPIIKKIGHFLKQTRKLVK, encoded by the coding sequence ATGAATTTAAGGCAAAAATATGATATACCAAATGATGCAGTTATCACTATTGCTGGAACAGTAGGTGTCGGTAAATCAACTATGACAACTGCATTAGCTAACGCTTTAGGTTATCGTACATCTTTCGAAAAAGTAGATTCCAATCCATATTTGGACAAGTTCTATGCTGATTTCACACGTTGGAGCTTTCACTTACAAGTATATTTTTTAGCAGAACGATTTAAAGAACAAAAAAGAATTTTTGAATATGGTGGCGGTTTTGTCCAAGACCGTTCTATTTATGAGGACACTGGTATTTTTGCAAAAATGCATCACGAAAAGGGTACAATGACAGAAACTGATTATGAAACATACAAAGGTTTATTTGATGCTATGGTCATGACTCCTTACTTCCCACATCCAGACTTATTAATTTATTTAGAAGGTTCTTTCGATGATATTGTCGACCGTATCCAAGAACGAGGACGTCCAATGGAACAACAAACACCAATTGAGTATTGGAAAGAGATGCATGGACGTTACGAAAATTGGATTAATGACTTTAACTCATGCCCTGTTTTACGACTAAACATTAATGAATACGATATTTTAAAAGATGGCGATTCAATCGAACCAATCATTAAAAAAATCGGCCATTTTTTAAAACAAACACGTAAACTTGTAAAATAA
- a CDS encoding deoxynucleoside kinase → MTGVPFITVEGPIGVGKTSLAKEISTHMQLHLLKEIVDENPFLGKFYEDIDEWSFQTEMFFLCNRYKQLEDINIKYLDQRKPVVADYHIFKNLIFASRTLKDAQYDKYMQIYRILTQDMPVPNVIVYLTASLETLQKRIAMRGREFEKNMDPNYLLQLTKDYETAMDAFKKDHPDIPVLKFNGDDMDFVRNPDDLNVILSTLQNTLLKESK, encoded by the coding sequence GTGACCGGAGTACCATTTATCACGGTTGAAGGACCAATTGGTGTTGGAAAAACTTCACTTGCGAAGGAAATTTCAACTCACATGCAACTCCACTTACTAAAAGAGATTGTTGATGAAAATCCTTTTTTAGGAAAATTCTACGAAGACATCGACGAATGGAGTTTTCAAACAGAGATGTTCTTTCTTTGTAATAGATACAAACAACTAGAGGATATTAACATAAAGTATTTGGATCAAAGGAAGCCTGTAGTAGCAGATTATCATATATTCAAAAATTTAATTTTTGCATCCCGTACATTAAAAGATGCTCAATATGACAAGTACATGCAAATTTATCGTATCCTTACTCAAGATATGCCTGTACCAAATGTCATCGTTTATTTAACAGCGAGCCTAGAAACATTACAAAAAAGAATTGCGATGCGCGGAAGAGAATTCGAAAAAAATATGGATCCAAATTATTTGCTACAGCTTACAAAAGATTACGAAACAGCAATGGATGCTTTCAAAAAGGACCATCCAGATATTCCAGTATTGAAGTTTAACGGAGACGATATGGATTTTGTAAGAAATCCTGATGATTTAAATGTCATCTTATCCACTCTTCAAAATACTCTCTTGAAGGAGTCGAAATAA
- a CDS encoding isochorismatase family cysteine hydrolase: MKNTALLIIDMINDFQFSHGPILAKKCEIITNPILQLKKTMKSFGYPIIYINDHYQLWRSDIDQLITHCTNEYSENIIHKIAPNSDDYIFIKPHYSAFYETPLNSLLGYLKIENLILTGVAGNICILFTANDAHMRNYTLYVPQDCIASNHDQDNLHALKIMEATLKANIVPSSQIKIN; the protein is encoded by the coding sequence ATGAAGAATACTGCCTTACTCATTATCGATATGATTAATGACTTTCAATTTTCACACGGACCCATCCTGGCCAAAAAATGCGAAATTATAACAAATCCTATTTTACAATTAAAAAAAACAATGAAATCCTTTGGCTACCCCATAATTTATATTAATGACCATTATCAACTTTGGAGATCTGATATTGACCAACTAATTACTCATTGTACAAATGAGTATAGTGAAAATATCATTCATAAGATTGCTCCAAATTCTGATGATTACATTTTTATTAAACCACATTACTCTGCTTTTTATGAAACACCTTTAAATTCTTTATTAGGCTATTTAAAAATAGAAAATCTAATATTAACAGGCGTCGCCGGGAATATATGTATCCTCTTTACAGCTAACGATGCTCATATGAGAAATTATACACTGTATGTACCACAGGACTGTATTGCCTCTAATCATGATCAGGATAACCTGCATGCTTTAAAAATAATGGAAGCCACATTAAAAGCAAATATAGTACCATCATCTCAAATAAAAATTAATTAA
- the tadA gene encoding tRNA adenosine(34) deaminase TadA yields MEHDQDIYFMQLAIEEAKKAEAIQEVPIGAVIVLDGEVISVAHNLRETEQRSIAHAELLAIDEACKKLGTWRLEDATLYVTLEPCPMCAGGIVLSRVKRVVYGASDPKGGCAGTLMNLLTDERFNHQCEVVAGVLEEECGTLLTNFFRELRKKRKEAKKLEKSNTN; encoded by the coding sequence ATGGAACACGATCAAGATATTTATTTTATGCAGTTAGCAATAGAAGAGGCTAAAAAGGCAGAGGCAATACAAGAAGTACCGATTGGTGCAGTTATAGTGTTAGATGGTGAAGTAATTAGTGTTGCTCATAATTTAAGGGAAACTGAGCAAAGATCAATAGCTCACGCTGAGTTGTTAGCTATTGATGAGGCGTGCAAAAAATTAGGGACATGGCGCTTAGAAGATGCAACGTTATATGTAACATTAGAACCTTGTCCAATGTGTGCAGGTGGAATTGTATTATCACGCGTAAAAAGGGTTGTATATGGTGCGAGCGATCCGAAAGGTGGATGTGCAGGTACATTAATGAATCTTTTAACCGATGAGCGTTTTAATCATCAATGCGAAGTGGTGGCTGGTGTACTAGAAGAAGAATGTGGTACGTTGTTAACGAATTTTTTTAGGGAGCTTCGTAAGAAAAGAAAAGAAGCGAAAAAATTAGAGAAAAGTAATACGAACTAA